Proteins encoded in a region of the Xylocopa sonorina isolate GNS202 chromosome 11, iyXylSono1_principal, whole genome shotgun sequence genome:
- the LOC143429186 gene encoding b(0,+)-type amino acid transporter 1, whose translation MGQAEEKGNERIALKRELGLFSAVSIIVAVMIGSGIFVSPTSALERSGSVGFCLIVWIICGLLSLLGALAFAELSTVVPRSGAEYAYFIEAFSPLHRYAGEIPAFICSWVYVILLRPAEVAVVMLTFAEYIVQPFSGYLADLPEESMFKLKKLIAILALSLITYINLTSVKLYVKVQNVFTVCKIIACVFVIGGGIWWLLTGHTELLKNPFRGTTTSPGNVALAFYSGLWAYDGWSSAAIVTEEIQKPEVNILRSIIIAVPLITVLYVSMNLMYMAALTIPDMISAPAVAVLWAETVLPSWLGFFIPLGVALSTFGCSLSIQFGVSRLCYVAGSEGHVPRVFSFVHVEKMTPAAAVALQGLLSLVCLLLGNIIALIEFASFLTWVFYGLAMLSLIIMRRTKPDAPRPYAVPIVIPWLVLAVSIFLAVIPIVHEPSPKYLFALLFILCGIGIYHTYVYKKVRSTLAVRLTYLIQALCLVVAPDKED comes from the exons gtTCCGGAATCTTTGTGTCTCCCACCAGCGCTCTCGAACGATCAGGGTCCGTCGGCTTTTGTCTGATCGTCTGGATTATCTGCGGGCTGCTATCTCTGCTAGGAGCTCTTGCGTTCGCCGAATTGAGCACGGTGGTACCACGATCCGGGGCCGAGTACGCGTACTTCATCGAGGCGTTCTCACCCTTGCATCGTTATGCCGGTGAAATACCAGCGTTCATTTGTTCCTGGGTCTACGTGATACTACTGCGACCAGCGGAGGTGGCAGTGGTCATGTTGACGTTCGCTGAATACATTGTGCAGCCGTTTTCCGGATACCTGGCGGACCTCCCCGAGGAGTCGatgttcaaattgaaaaaactcATAGCCATACTCGCGTTGAGCCTGATCACGTACATCAATTTGACCAGCGTGAAATTGTACGTGAAAGTTCAAAATGTATTCACGGTGTGCAAAATAATCGCTTGTGTTTTCGTAATCGGAGGCGGGATATGGTGGTTGCTCACCGGACACACAGAATTATTGAAGAATCCGTTCCGCGGGACCACCACCTCGCCTGGTAACGTAGCGCTGGCCTTCTACAGCGGATTGTGGGCATACGACGGATGGAGTTCAGCTGCAATCGTTACCGAAGAGATCCAAAAGCCTGAAGTCAATATTCTTCGGAGTATTATAATCGCGGTACCATTGATTACCGTTTTGTACGTCTCGATGAATTTAATGTACATGGCCGCCTTAACGATACCGGACATGATCAGTGCTCCAGCTGTGGCGGTTCTTTGGGCGGAAACGGTTTTGCCCTCCTGGTTGGGCTTCTTCATACCACTGGGTGTCGCCCTATCTACTTTCGGATGCAGCCTTAGCATCCAATTCGGTGTCTCCAGACTCTGCTACGTAGCTGGAAGCGAGGGCCACGTACCCAGAGTGTTTAGTTTCGTACACGTCGAAAAAATGACACCCGCTGCGGCAGTGGCCCTTCAAGGATTATTATCGTTGGTCTGCCTGCTTTTGGGGAACATCATCGCGCTCATCGAATTCGCCAGTTTCCTGACCTGGGTATTTTACGGTCTCGCGATGTTATCGTTAATTATTATGCGACGGACGAAACCAGATGCACCAAGACCGTACGCAGTGCCGATCGTTATACCTTGGCTGGTATTAGCCGTTTCTATTTTCTTGGCTGTAATACCGATCGTACACGAACCATCGCCTAAATACCTATTTGCATTGTTATTTATCCTTTGCGGTATCGGTATCTATCATACGTACGTGTATAAGAAAGTTAGAAGTACTTTGGCGG TGAGGCTCACGTACCTAATCCAGGCATTATGTTTAGTTGTTGCTCCGGATAAAGAAGACtga
- the Snx16 gene encoding sorting nexin 16: protein MSTSESGVGCISEVTLAISKARGSQSGTVRVLDSPDSDGSGHSNSFTVQRFSYPNNDNANSDILHPPLTSDDLRIPIVGYEVMEERARFTVYKLRVELKNGDCWFVFRRYTDFVRLLSQLRRQKMPILQLSLPRKKWLGDNFAPSFLEERIRGLQAFVNGILSSPLLIGTACVREFFCLDEPPALSDTAEESRAIFEALEDTIYHLRQQLRERDAALTAETALCNELQIKLHQILSERQTCPKCGASQ, encoded by the exons ATGTCCACGTCAGAGTCTGGTGTGGGATGTATTAGTGAAGTTACGCTTGCAATTAGTAAAGCAAGGGGTTCTCAATCAGGCACTGTAAGAGTACTCGATAGTCCGGATTCTGATGGATCTGGCCACTCAAATTCTTTTACTGTACAACGATTCAGTTATCCCAACAACGACAATGCAAATTCAGATATCTTACATCCTCCATTGACTAGTGACGATCTACGAATACCAATTGTTGGATATGAAGTAATGGAAGAGAGAGCTAGATTTACG GTTTACAAATTACGAGTAGAATTAAAAAATGGAGACTGCTGGTTTGTATTTAGGAGATATACAGACTTTGTACGTTTGTTATCGCAGTTAAGGAGGCAAAAGATGCCAATTTTACAATTAAGTTTACCAAGGAAAAAGTGGCTTGGCGATAATTTTGCTCCAAGCTTTCTAGAAGAAAGGATACGTGGCCTTCAAGCATTTGTTAATGGCATATTAAGCAGTCCTCTTCTCATAGGAACTGCATGTGTTAGAGAATTTTTTTGTTTAGACGAACCTCCTGCCTTATCTGATACTGCTGAAGAATCTAGA GCaatatttgaagcattagaagataCCATATATCATTTGAGACAGCAGTTAAGAGAAAGGGATGCTGCGCTCACAGCTGAAACAGCTTTATGCAATGAACTTCAGATAAAGCTGCATCAAATATTAAG TGAAAGGCAAACTTGCCCAAAATGTGGTGCATCTCAATAA
- the Cog6 gene encoding conserved oligomeric Golgi complex subunit 6 isoform X1 — MSEKNTNNALVRRVNKLLESRVEHDKDTLEALKELSTFFTENTLNSRRNLRSKIERRSLAINEEFLNAFREVKSSLDNIYQDVLAMNAAVQCMTNHLQVTKTQTSQLIDQTAKLQNKSQTLSMQQEVANAFIKNFQLTAAEQTVLHGATRESPITEEFFSVVNRVQEIHSSCRVLMQSGYQTLGLDIMQRMTLLQEAALERLYRWTQNQCKYIENERLVPLLIKAMNKLQDRPVLFKYILDEYCAARRTALVGSFIDALTLGEGYGSTPNPIEMHANDPKRYIGDMLAWLHQAIPIEKENILILVKGCDKTVVSDQVRQSLSNITEGLCHPLKSRIEHVVSMDAPATVLYSVTTLLRFYHAIIQQVIPDSTLDSTLTDLLILSEKSFLSRLQKETRIALGERAEPPGNDLVPAPSVSRLLSLLNEILSVASIAEGREKDMLQIVSCIIDPLLQEVNETASRLPTVDMAVYLLNCMHQIQCTLALYEYMDQRLERLQAQSDAQIDTLTSEQASSLVAHLNLGSIYTILQGYEQGPLSSIPGMDPLSVKEFTNKLEAFLVMPDVLLLPQISLLQSSNHRSITQRRSFEVIVAIYKQLYEACHDPKNLYQNPKSLFSKTPEDLLHTLISV; from the exons ATGAGTGAAAAAAATACTAACAATGCTTTAGTTCGAAGAGTTAATAAATTACTCGAATCAAGAGTGGAGCATGACAAG GATACATTAGAAGCTCTAAAAGAACTATCTACGTTCTTCACAGAGAATACATTGAATTCTCGTAGAAATTTGCGTAGTAAAATAGAGAGAAGAAGTCTTGCAATAAATGAGGAATTTTTAAATGCCTTCAGAGAGGTAAAATCATCTTTAGACAACATATATCAAGACGTTTTAGCGATGAACGCTGCAGTTCAATGTATGACAAATCATTTGCAAGTTACAAAAACTCAAACATCACAGCTTATCGATCAAACTGCAAAACTTCAAAATAAAAG TCAAACTTTGTCAATGCAACAGGAAGTTGCAAatgcatttattaaaaatttccaaCTGACTGCAGCTGAGCAAACTGTTTTACATGGTGCTACCAGGGAATCGCCCATCACAGAAGAATTTTTTTCTGTAGTTAATCGTGTTCAG GAGATTCATAGCAGttgtagagtactaatgcaatCGGGATACCAAACATTAGGTTTAGATATTATGCAAAGGATGACACTGTTGCAAGAGGCTGCTCTTGAAAGGCTATATAGGTGGACACAGAATCAGTGTAAATACATTGAAAATGAACGTTTAGTACCATTGTTAATTAAAGCAATGAATAAATTACAAGATAGACCTGTTTTATTTAA ATATATTTTAGATGAATACTGTGCAGCTAGAAGAACTGCTTTAGTTGGCTCTTTTATAGATGCGTTAACATTAGGAGAAGGATATGGTAGCACACCTAATCCTATTGAAATGCATGCAAATGATCCTAAAAGATACATTGGCGATATGCTTGCTTGGCTTCATCAGGCTATACCCATTGAAAAGGAGAATATTCTTATTTTAGTGAAAGGCTGTGATAAAACAG TCGTGTCAGACCAAGTGAGACAGTCTTTGAGCAATATCACAGAAGGACTTTGTCACCCCTTGAAATCAAGAATAGAACATGTTGTATCCATGGATGCACCAGCAACAGTACTATATTCCGTTACAACTCTTCTCAGATTTTATCACGCAATAATCCAACAAGTGATACCGGATAGTACGTTGGATTCGACATTGACAGATTTATTAATATTGAGTGAGAAAAGTTTTCTTAGCAGACTTCAAAAAGAGACGCGTATTGCGCTTGGTGAACGTGCAGAACCACCAGGAAATGATTTAGTGCCTGCTCCATCTGTTTCCAGATTGTTATCGCTTCTTAATGAAATTCTTTCTGTAGCAAGTATTGCAGAAGGTAGAGAGAAAGATATGTTACAA ATAGTATCATGTATTATTGATCCACTTTTGCAAGAAGTTAATGAAACAGCATCGAGGTTACCTACAGTAGACATGGCCGTGTATCTTTTAAATTGTATGCATCAAATACAATGTACTTTAGCACTGTACGAGTACATGGATCAAAGATTAGAAAGGTTGCAG GCTCAATCCGATGCGCAAATCGATACGCTTACATCAGAGCAAGCCAGTTCATTAGTTGCTCATTTAAACCTTGGTTCAATTTATACTATTTTGCAAGGTTATGAACAAGGTCCACTGTCTTCTATTCCTGGCATGGATCCTTTAAGTGTAAAAGAATTCACA AACAAATTAGAAGCATTTTTAGTAATGCCAGATGTACTGTTACTGCCTCAAATAAGTTTATTACAAAGCAGTAACCATCGTTCGATAACCCAGAGACGTTCCTTCGAAGTAATCGTGGCCATTTATAAACAATTATACGAAGCCTGCCATGATCCAAAGAATTTATACCAAAATCCAAAAAGCTTATTTTCAAAAACTCCCGAGGACCTTCTACACACACTGATTTCAGTTTAA
- the Cog6 gene encoding conserved oligomeric Golgi complex subunit 6 isoform X2: MSEKNTNNALVRRVNKLLESRVEHDKDTLEALKELSTFFTENTLNSRRNLRSKIERRSLAINEEFLNAFREVKSSLDNIYQDVLAMNAAVQCMTNHLQVTKTQTSQLIDQTAKLQNKSQTLSMQQEVANAFIKNFQLTAAEQTVLHGATRESPITEEFFSVVNRVQEIHSSCRVLMQSGYQTLGLDIMQRMTLLQEAALERLYRWTQNQCKYIENERLVPLLIKAMNKLQDRPVLFKYILDEYCAARRTALVGSFIDALTLGEGYGSTPNPIEMHANDPKRYIGDMLAWLHQAIPIEKENILILVKGCDKTVVSDQVRQSLSNITEGLCHPLKSRIEHVVSMDAPATVLYSVTTLLRFYHAIIQQTSKRDAYCAW; this comes from the exons ATGAGTGAAAAAAATACTAACAATGCTTTAGTTCGAAGAGTTAATAAATTACTCGAATCAAGAGTGGAGCATGACAAG GATACATTAGAAGCTCTAAAAGAACTATCTACGTTCTTCACAGAGAATACATTGAATTCTCGTAGAAATTTGCGTAGTAAAATAGAGAGAAGAAGTCTTGCAATAAATGAGGAATTTTTAAATGCCTTCAGAGAGGTAAAATCATCTTTAGACAACATATATCAAGACGTTTTAGCGATGAACGCTGCAGTTCAATGTATGACAAATCATTTGCAAGTTACAAAAACTCAAACATCACAGCTTATCGATCAAACTGCAAAACTTCAAAATAAAAG TCAAACTTTGTCAATGCAACAGGAAGTTGCAAatgcatttattaaaaatttccaaCTGACTGCAGCTGAGCAAACTGTTTTACATGGTGCTACCAGGGAATCGCCCATCACAGAAGAATTTTTTTCTGTAGTTAATCGTGTTCAG GAGATTCATAGCAGttgtagagtactaatgcaatCGGGATACCAAACATTAGGTTTAGATATTATGCAAAGGATGACACTGTTGCAAGAGGCTGCTCTTGAAAGGCTATATAGGTGGACACAGAATCAGTGTAAATACATTGAAAATGAACGTTTAGTACCATTGTTAATTAAAGCAATGAATAAATTACAAGATAGACCTGTTTTATTTAA ATATATTTTAGATGAATACTGTGCAGCTAGAAGAACTGCTTTAGTTGGCTCTTTTATAGATGCGTTAACATTAGGAGAAGGATATGGTAGCACACCTAATCCTATTGAAATGCATGCAAATGATCCTAAAAGATACATTGGCGATATGCTTGCTTGGCTTCATCAGGCTATACCCATTGAAAAGGAGAATATTCTTATTTTAGTGAAAGGCTGTGATAAAACAG TCGTGTCAGACCAAGTGAGACAGTCTTTGAGCAATATCACAGAAGGACTTTGTCACCCCTTGAAATCAAGAATAGAACATGTTGTATCCATGGATGCACCAGCAACAGTACTATATTCCGTTACAACTCTTCTCAGATTTTATCACGCAATAATCCAACAA ACTTCAAAAAGAGACGCGTATTGCGCTTGGTGA